A DNA window from Akkermansiaceae bacterium contains the following coding sequences:
- a CDS encoding DNA starvation/stationary phase protection protein, translating to MKTQTKSATKNDAVVKGLTTLLADSYALLGQTHIAHWNVEGPAFFSLHAAFQTQYEELFEAVDEIAERIRGLNVLAPGGLKTLAALSSITELAAEPMPAKDFVAHLIEGHETVVTNATSARKAAEDAGDLETQDLIIKRIQTHEKTLWMLRSFLKNL from the coding sequence ATGAAAACACAGACGAAATCAGCCACCAAGAACGACGCGGTTGTGAAAGGCCTCACCACCCTTCTGGCGGACTCCTACGCCCTTCTCGGCCAGACCCACATCGCCCACTGGAACGTGGAAGGCCCGGCGTTCTTCTCCCTGCACGCCGCTTTCCAGACCCAGTATGAGGAACTGTTCGAAGCCGTCGATGAGATCGCCGAGCGGATCCGCGGCCTGAATGTGCTGGCTCCCGGTGGTCTCAAGACGCTCGCCGCGCTGTCCTCCATCACCGAGCTGGCCGCCGAGCCGATGCCCGCGAAGGACTTCGTCGCCCACCTCATCGAAGGTCACGAAACCGTCGTCACCAACGCCACCTCCGCCCGCAAGGCCGCCGAGGACGCCGGTGACCTGGAAACGCAGGACCTCATCATCAAGCGCATCCAGACCCATGAGAAAACCTTGTGGATGCTGCGCTCCTTCCTGAAAAATCTCTGA
- a CDS encoding class I SAM-dependent methyltransferase: protein MKMHRILAEAASTIAKSVFREFKVLDHELAAAFEENPKWGKRDRGFIAETVFEVVRWRRSLGFLVDSEETTALCAAQWVRMGYELPEWWKYNGRAAEEITARQDLLADQPRAVRESIPDWLDQLAFSELGDAWDAEISALNERAAVYLRVNTLKTTREKAIEWLAKEGVETSPVDGVPDALVLAPGKALPKPLRYDGRIEIQDAGSQLIAGMVAPQPGDRVIDACSGAGGKALHLAALMENQGRIYGMDVDGKKLKELEKRATRAGAKCVTTRLISETTADEFGPIADRLLIDAPCSGLGTLKRQPDLKWRLKPAAVERVRSIQAELLQEYPKMLKAGGRLVYATCSVLPSENRRQVDKLLEGGAFELLEDRAISPAELGFDGFYGAVLLKK from the coding sequence ATGAAAATGCACCGCATCCTGGCTGAGGCCGCTTCGACCATCGCGAAATCGGTCTTCCGGGAGTTCAAGGTTCTGGATCACGAGCTGGCGGCGGCATTCGAGGAAAACCCGAAGTGGGGAAAGCGCGACCGCGGCTTCATCGCGGAGACCGTGTTCGAGGTGGTGCGCTGGCGGCGGTCGCTGGGCTTCCTGGTGGACAGTGAGGAAACCACCGCCCTGTGCGCGGCGCAGTGGGTCCGCATGGGCTATGAACTGCCGGAGTGGTGGAAATACAACGGCCGCGCCGCGGAGGAGATCACCGCCCGGCAGGATCTGCTGGCGGACCAGCCGCGCGCGGTGCGGGAGTCCATCCCGGACTGGCTGGACCAGCTTGCTTTCTCCGAGCTGGGCGACGCCTGGGACGCGGAAATTTCCGCGCTCAACGAGCGCGCCGCCGTCTATCTGCGGGTGAACACGCTCAAAACCACCCGTGAGAAAGCCATCGAGTGGCTGGCGAAGGAAGGCGTGGAAACCTCACCCGTGGACGGTGTGCCGGACGCGCTGGTGCTGGCTCCGGGAAAGGCGCTGCCGAAGCCGCTGCGCTACGACGGCCGGATCGAGATCCAGGACGCAGGCTCCCAGCTCATCGCCGGGATGGTGGCTCCGCAGCCCGGTGACCGCGTCATCGACGCCTGCTCCGGTGCCGGTGGAAAGGCGCTGCACCTGGCCGCGCTGATGGAGAACCAGGGCCGCATCTACGGCATGGATGTGGATGGAAAGAAGCTCAAGGAACTGGAGAAACGCGCCACCCGTGCCGGTGCGAAGTGCGTGACCACCCGCCTCATCAGCGAGACCACGGCGGACGAGTTCGGTCCCATCGCGGACCGCCTGCTCATCGACGCGCCTTGTTCCGGCCTCGGCACGCTCAAGCGCCAGCCTGACCTCAAGTGGCGGTTGAAGCCCGCCGCTGTCGAGCGCGTCCGTTCCATCCAGGCGGAGTTGCTCCAGGAATACCCGAAGATGCTGAAAGCCGGTGGCCGCCTTGTGTATGCCACCTGTTCCGTCCTGCCATCGGAGAACCGCAGGCAGGTGGACAAGCTGCTGGAAGGTGGGGCTTTCGAGCTGCTGGAAGACCGCGCTATTTCACCAGCGGAACTCGGCTTCGATGGCTTTTATGGCGCTGTGTTGTTGAAGAAGTAG
- a CDS encoding class I SAM-dependent rRNA methyltransferase — protein MPTVQLKYQSFHPSIWPKMIGEVSRDAEPGSFVEVLGKEGTRFGWGFWNPKSRMPLRVVSHSLEDLDETFFETAIRRAASLRREIHKLDAETDSYRAIHGDADFLPGMVADKFADVLSVEITNLAAWQRLGGWLPLLHESFGTKRVVVRVDPDLARVEGIPRSGGVESDKFRTVKIREHGIRYEVDFTDGHKTGFFCDQRDNRKKFGALAEGRSVLDLCCYTGGFSVSAALAGAKDVTAVDLDETAVEMAKRNANLNSAKVKFTHADAFTWVRTMIENGRKWDLVIADPPKFIHGREDETGVAKYADLNKLALQLVEKDGLYVTCSCSGQLSVDEHERIITGGAHRQNKRLQIFDRTGAGPDHPTLSNYPESRYLKLLWSRVV, from the coding sequence GTGCCGACCGTCCAACTCAAGTATCAGTCCTTCCACCCCTCCATCTGGCCGAAAATGATCGGCGAGGTTTCCCGCGATGCGGAGCCGGGTTCGTTCGTGGAAGTGCTGGGCAAGGAAGGCACCCGATTCGGCTGGGGCTTCTGGAACCCGAAGTCGCGCATGCCGCTGCGGGTGGTCAGCCACTCGCTGGAGGATCTGGACGAGACCTTTTTTGAAACCGCCATCCGCCGTGCGGCGTCCCTGCGCCGGGAAATCCACAAGCTCGACGCGGAGACGGACAGCTACCGCGCCATCCATGGCGACGCCGACTTCCTCCCCGGCATGGTGGCGGACAAGTTCGCGGATGTGCTGTCCGTGGAGATCACCAACCTGGCCGCCTGGCAGCGCCTCGGCGGCTGGCTGCCGCTGCTCCATGAGTCATTCGGCACGAAGCGGGTGGTCGTCCGGGTCGATCCGGATCTGGCCCGGGTGGAGGGCATCCCGCGCAGCGGCGGCGTGGAGTCCGACAAATTCCGCACGGTGAAGATCCGCGAACACGGCATCCGCTACGAGGTGGACTTCACCGACGGGCACAAGACGGGCTTCTTCTGCGACCAGCGGGACAACCGGAAAAAATTCGGCGCGCTGGCGGAGGGCCGGTCCGTGCTGGACCTCTGCTGCTACACCGGCGGCTTCTCCGTTTCCGCCGCCCTCGCCGGGGCGAAGGACGTCACCGCCGTGGACCTGGACGAAACCGCCGTCGAGATGGCGAAGCGGAACGCGAACCTGAACTCCGCGAAGGTGAAGTTCACCCACGCCGACGCCTTCACCTGGGTGCGCACCATGATCGAGAACGGCCGCAAGTGGGACCTCGTCATCGCGGACCCGCCGAAGTTCATCCACGGCCGCGAGGACGAAACGGGCGTCGCGAAGTACGCGGACCTCAACAAGCTGGCGCTCCAGCTCGTCGAAAAGGACGGCCTTTACGTGACCTGTTCCTGTTCCGGCCAGCTCTCCGTGGACGAACATGAGCGCATCATCACCGGCGGCGCGCACCGCCAGAACAAGCGCCTGCAGATCTTCGACCGCACGGGTGCGGGCCCGGACCACCCCACCTTGTCCAACTACCCGGAAAGCCGCTACCTCAAGCTGCTCTGGAGCCGCGTGGTGTGA
- a CDS encoding transposase — protein sequence MPSFQWSDLRFLNGEAPIDKTRRHLPHWQQNGKSYFVTFRLADSLPVSLLRQWRLDRDQWLAEHPQPWSPETEVEYHRTFSGAIDRWLDQGMGSCLLQDPEHSARVADAFHHFDRVRYTLHSFVVMPNHVHVLLSLEESGALSEIIATWKRFSATAINKATGRSGAFWMDDYFDRIIRNWDHFIAVARYIRNNPRKAKLPPAASVLHSAPWTDRLLS from the coding sequence ATGCCCTCCTTCCAGTGGTCGGATCTGCGTTTTCTCAATGGCGAGGCCCCCATCGACAAGACGCGCCGCCATCTCCCGCACTGGCAGCAGAACGGAAAGAGCTACTTCGTCACCTTCCGGTTGGCGGATTCCCTCCCCGTTTCGCTCCTCCGGCAATGGAGGCTGGATCGTGACCAATGGCTCGCGGAGCACCCGCAACCCTGGTCCCCGGAAACGGAGGTGGAATACCACCGCACCTTCTCCGGTGCCATCGACCGCTGGCTGGACCAGGGCATGGGCTCCTGCCTGCTGCAGGACCCGGAGCACTCTGCCCGCGTCGCCGACGCCTTCCACCATTTCGACCGCGTGCGCTACACCCTCCACAGCTTCGTCGTGATGCCGAACCACGTCCACGTCCTGCTATCCCTGGAGGAAAGCGGCGCACTTTCCGAGATCATCGCGACGTGGAAGCGCTTCTCCGCGACCGCCATCAACAAGGCCACCGGGCGGTCCGGGGCCTTCTGGATGGACGACTACTTCGACCGCATCATCCGGAACTGGGATCACTTCATCGCCGTCGCGCGGTATATCCGCAACAATCCCCGCAAGGCGAAGCTCCCGCCCGCCGCCAGCGTCCTCCACAGCGCCCCCTGGACCGACCGCCTGCTCTCCTGA
- the aqpZ gene encoding aquaporin Z, with translation MEREVPEPGAWNPVASMKKYIAEAIGTFWLVFGGAGSAVLAAGWPELGIGFLGVALAFGLTVLTMAYAIGHISGCHLNPAVSVGLFVGGRFPAKDLVPYIISQVIGGIAGAGLLYLIASGKAGFVAGGFASNGYADLSPGKYSLVACFAAEVALTAVFLIIILGSTDKKAPAGLAPVAIGLGLTLIHLISIPVTNCSVNPARSLGTAAFAGGAYLSQVWLFWVAPIIGAVIGAILYKVIAPSENGR, from the coding sequence ATGGAGCGTGAAGTGCCGGAGCCCGGCGCTTGGAACCCTGTGGCATCCATGAAAAAGTATATTGCTGAAGCGATCGGGACATTCTGGCTGGTATTCGGAGGCGCGGGGAGCGCGGTGCTGGCAGCCGGATGGCCGGAGCTGGGCATCGGATTCCTGGGAGTGGCGCTGGCATTCGGCCTCACGGTGCTGACCATGGCCTATGCCATCGGCCACATCTCCGGCTGCCACCTGAACCCCGCCGTATCCGTGGGTCTGTTCGTCGGTGGCCGGTTTCCGGCAAAGGATCTGGTGCCCTACATCATCTCGCAGGTCATCGGTGGTATCGCAGGTGCGGGGTTGCTCTATCTCATCGCCAGCGGAAAGGCGGGCTTCGTGGCCGGCGGGTTCGCCTCGAACGGTTATGCGGATCTTTCCCCGGGCAAATACTCGCTGGTCGCCTGCTTCGCCGCGGAGGTCGCGCTGACGGCGGTGTTCCTGATCATCATCCTGGGCTCCACGGACAAGAAAGCGCCCGCCGGACTGGCTCCCGTCGCCATCGGCCTCGGGCTGACGCTCATCCACCTCATTTCCATCCCGGTCACCAACTGCTCGGTGAATCCCGCCCGCAGCCTGGGCACCGCGGCCTTCGCCGGGGGCGCTTACCTTTCCCAAGTGTGGCTGTTCTGGGTGGCTCCCATCATCGGTGCCGTCATCGGTGCGATCCTCTACAAGGTCATCGCCCCGTCCGAGAACGGAAGGTGA
- a CDS encoding polyphosphate kinase 2 family protein: MKGPLERYYVKPGSTLDLARIDTSEKTVFESVTKDSFLPIAERLKVELRELQKVLYAQSKQRVLVVVQAMDTGGKDGCVKNVFAGIDPQGIRVQAFKKPAEEELAHDFLWRIHQHVPRNGGMVIFNRSHYEDIIAVRVKKLFPDEVWKRRQRHVLEFERMLAEEGTTIVKLFLHISKDEQKKRLESRLANPAKHWKFNPDDLSDRALWSDFMKAYEEVISKTSTDLAPWYVIPADRKWYRDLVVAQIMVNTLKGLNMEYPKITWDPKTVVVGE, translated from the coding sequence GTGAAGGGTCCACTTGAACGATACTATGTGAAGCCGGGGAGCACCCTGGACCTCGCCAGGATCGACACCTCGGAGAAGACGGTCTTCGAGTCCGTCACGAAAGACAGCTTCCTGCCCATCGCGGAGAGGCTGAAGGTGGAGCTGCGGGAACTGCAGAAAGTCCTCTACGCCCAGAGCAAGCAGCGTGTGCTGGTGGTGGTGCAGGCCATGGACACCGGCGGCAAGGACGGCTGCGTGAAGAACGTGTTCGCCGGCATCGACCCGCAGGGCATCCGGGTACAGGCGTTCAAGAAGCCCGCGGAGGAGGAACTGGCGCATGATTTCCTGTGGCGCATCCACCAGCACGTTCCGCGGAACGGCGGGATGGTCATCTTCAACCGCAGCCACTATGAGGACATCATCGCCGTGCGGGTGAAGAAGCTTTTCCCGGATGAAGTCTGGAAGCGCCGCCAGCGCCATGTGCTAGAGTTCGAGCGCATGCTGGCGGAGGAAGGCACCACCATCGTGAAGCTGTTCCTCCACATCTCGAAGGACGAGCAGAAGAAGCGGCTGGAGTCCCGGCTGGCGAACCCGGCGAAGCACTGGAAATTCAATCCCGACGATCTTTCCGACCGCGCCCTGTGGAGCGACTTCATGAAAGCCTATGAGGAGGTCATTTCAAAAACCTCCACCGACCTCGCGCCATGGTATGTCATCCCGGCGGACCGGAAATGGTACCGCGACCTCGTTGTTGCACAGATCATGGTGAACACGCTGAAGGGCCTGAACATGGAGTATCCGAAGATCACCTGGGACCCGAAGACCGTCGTGGTGGGGGAATGA
- a CDS encoding HD domain-containing protein, with protein MPAARKSLQLKQNSASLHTALHIGASSVSMMVAERDGKGTLTPVDFLEQPAPLASDIFRDGKVSLTTTERIVSIIKGYQKALAELGYDPHDLTRAVATNILSEATNHDTVMNRIRIACGLRVSTIDDGEMTRLIYLKTRRRLKNLPAMEQDTTLVVHVGPGNTRALLFQNGKITRYTSYRLGTHRTREALEGSLTDGPALNRVIREHTSGNLAQIRFDYSDVTIDGIVAIGYEIQSVAPSLIKKGSASPLKTLRQFTSEAATLSDAELVKRFQVDYQTAEGLLPALEINLAIAEVLKQEEIHIPDSDYEQGLLNDLLVSQELTGAFAEEVLRSANILAERYQSDIAHGEHVGRLCTRFFDATADLHRLTPHDALLLQVAAILHEVGTFITARAHHKHSEYIILNSEIFGLDRLDVTIVALVSRYHRHSGPKLEHPSYAALGTEDRIRVSKLAALLRVADALERTHAQRVAQIEIKREAGKLRVRLPGLEDAAVERIAMESKADLFEEVFGLTVVIDEDN; from the coding sequence ATGCCCGCCGCCCGGAAGTCCCTGCAACTGAAGCAAAATTCCGCCTCCCTCCATACCGCGCTCCATATCGGTGCCAGCTCCGTCTCCATGATGGTCGCGGAACGTGACGGAAAAGGCACATTGACCCCGGTCGATTTCCTGGAGCAGCCCGCCCCGCTGGCGAGCGACATTTTCCGTGACGGAAAGGTCAGCCTGACCACCACGGAGCGCATCGTCTCCATCATCAAGGGCTACCAGAAGGCATTGGCGGAGCTGGGCTATGACCCGCACGACCTCACCCGCGCCGTGGCGACGAACATCCTGAGCGAGGCGACGAACCATGACACGGTCATGAACCGCATCCGCATCGCCTGTGGCCTGCGGGTGAGCACCATCGACGACGGGGAGATGACCCGCCTCATCTACCTGAAGACGCGCCGCCGGCTGAAGAACCTGCCCGCCATGGAGCAGGACACCACGCTGGTGGTCCACGTGGGTCCGGGGAACACCCGCGCCCTCCTGTTCCAGAACGGAAAGATCACCCGCTACACCAGCTACCGGCTGGGCACCCACCGCACCCGCGAGGCGCTGGAGGGTTCCCTCACGGACGGCCCCGCCCTCAACCGCGTGATCCGCGAGCATACGTCCGGGAACCTGGCGCAGATCCGCTTCGACTACTCGGACGTCACCATCGACGGCATCGTCGCCATCGGTTATGAGATCCAGTCCGTCGCCCCGTCCCTCATCAAGAAAGGGAGCGCCTCCCCGCTGAAGACGCTGCGCCAGTTCACCTCGGAGGCGGCGACGCTCTCGGACGCGGAGCTGGTGAAGCGGTTCCAGGTGGACTACCAGACGGCGGAGGGCCTGCTGCCCGCGCTGGAGATCAACCTCGCCATCGCGGAGGTGCTCAAGCAGGAGGAGATCCACATCCCGGACAGCGACTACGAACAGGGCCTGCTGAACGACCTGCTGGTCTCCCAGGAACTCACCGGAGCCTTCGCGGAGGAGGTGCTGCGCTCCGCCAACATCCTCGCGGAACGCTACCAGTCGGACATCGCCCATGGCGAACACGTGGGACGGCTCTGCACCCGTTTCTTCGATGCCACGGCGGACCTGCACCGCCTCACGCCGCATGACGCGCTGCTGCTCCAGGTGGCCGCCATCCTCCATGAGGTGGGCACCTTCATCACCGCGCGCGCGCACCACAAGCACTCGGAATACATCATCCTCAACTCGGAGATCTTCGGGCTGGACCGTCTGGACGTCACCATCGTCGCGCTGGTTTCCCGCTACCACCGCCACTCCGGCCCGAAGCTGGAACACCCCAGCTACGCCGCCCTGGGCACGGAGGATCGCATCCGCGTGTCAAAGCTGGCGGCCCTGCTCCGCGTGGCGGACGCACTGGAACGCACCCACGCCCAGCGCGTCGCGCAGATCGAGATCAAGCGTGAAGCAGGCAAGCTCCGCGTCCGCCTGCCCGGACTGGAGGACGCCGCCGTGGAACGCATCGCCATGGAGTCGAAGGCGGACCTCTTCGAGGAAGTCTTCGGCCTCACCGTCGTCATCGATGAGGATAACTGA
- the ppk1 gene encoding polyphosphate kinase 1, whose amino-acid sequence MIPYLNRELSWVEFNQRVLNEALRDDLPLLERLKFLAITASNLDEFFQVRIGSLMLMRRSGRKTPDLSGLTPVKNLALLRTRILRMCEDQYTLLNTVLLPALEKHKIRLLSFRELSLTQAAQASAIFEDGVFPLLTPLAIDPDGPPLQVPGLQIVVACRLLDPETQAVRHAVIPIPESVGRRVPISTDGEGASFLFIEDLVAAHADQLFPGENVTATTVFRVTRNGDMAVQEEDATDLAGEMEDVLTARRFADTVRLELREDAPRDLARIIQKVTGASPQEVYQMDGPPGLSSFMDLAFLSGYDHLRDADWPGQPSPAITPGSTMFETIASGDLMLFHPYESFEPVMRLIEEAAEDPDVIAIKQVLYRTARQSRIIDALIKAAENGKHVTALVELKARFDEARNLDRADELRRAGAQIVYGVKGLKTHAKICLVIRRESGRLRRYVHLGTGNYNESTSKLYTDLSYLTCKPDYGNDASLFFNAVTGRSKLLRFQRLVPAPTAMKPKLLDLIASEADRAGLGLPAKITAKVNSLQDPDIIAALYKASQAGVEVKLNVRGICCLKPGDPKHSKNIEVISVIDRYLEHARLFHFHQGGDSQVYIASADWMTRNLEKRVELMIPIEAAPLKRRLIRILDAYFQDNVQASRILPDGTSQRLVREKGKKAFRVQEFFYQQARQAAKAREHERAMTFEPHVPVE is encoded by the coding sequence ATGATCCCCTACCTCAACCGCGAACTTTCCTGGGTCGAATTCAACCAACGGGTGCTCAACGAAGCCCTGCGCGATGACCTTCCGCTGCTGGAACGGCTGAAGTTCCTGGCGATCACCGCGTCGAACCTCGACGAGTTCTTCCAGGTCCGCATCGGCAGCCTCATGCTCATGCGCCGCAGCGGCCGGAAGACGCCGGACCTTTCCGGCCTCACCCCGGTGAAGAACCTGGCGCTGCTGCGCACCCGCATCCTCCGGATGTGCGAGGACCAGTACACCCTGCTCAACACCGTGCTGCTGCCCGCGCTGGAGAAGCACAAGATCCGCCTGCTTTCCTTCCGTGAGCTGAGCCTGACCCAGGCGGCGCAGGCATCCGCCATTTTCGAGGACGGCGTCTTTCCGCTGCTCACCCCGCTGGCCATCGATCCGGACGGCCCGCCGCTCCAGGTGCCCGGCCTCCAGATCGTGGTGGCCTGCCGCCTGCTCGACCCGGAGACCCAGGCCGTGCGCCACGCCGTGATCCCCATCCCGGAAAGCGTGGGCCGCCGCGTGCCCATCTCCACGGATGGCGAGGGAGCGTCCTTCCTCTTCATCGAGGACCTGGTGGCCGCGCATGCGGACCAGCTTTTCCCTGGTGAGAATGTCACCGCCACCACCGTCTTCCGCGTCACCCGCAACGGCGACATGGCCGTGCAGGAGGAGGATGCGACGGACCTGGCAGGCGAGATGGAGGACGTGCTCACCGCCCGCCGCTTCGCGGACACCGTGCGGCTGGAACTGCGTGAGGACGCCCCGCGCGACCTCGCCCGCATCATCCAGAAAGTCACCGGTGCCAGCCCGCAGGAAGTCTATCAGATGGACGGCCCGCCCGGACTTTCCTCCTTCATGGACCTGGCGTTCCTCTCCGGCTACGACCACCTGCGCGACGCGGACTGGCCCGGCCAGCCCTCCCCCGCCATCACACCCGGCTCGACCATGTTCGAGACCATCGCCTCCGGCGACCTGATGCTTTTCCATCCCTATGAATCGTTCGAGCCGGTGATGCGCCTCATCGAGGAAGCGGCGGAGGATCCGGATGTCATCGCCATCAAGCAGGTGCTCTACCGCACCGCGCGGCAGTCACGCATCATCGACGCGCTCATCAAGGCCGCGGAAAACGGCAAACACGTGACCGCGCTGGTGGAGCTGAAGGCGCGCTTCGACGAGGCCCGCAACCTCGACCGTGCGGATGAACTGCGCCGCGCGGGCGCACAGATCGTCTATGGCGTGAAGGGCCTGAAGACGCACGCGAAGATCTGCCTGGTCATCCGCCGGGAGTCCGGCCGCCTGCGCCGCTACGTCCACCTCGGCACCGGCAACTACAACGAGTCCACCTCGAAGCTCTACACCGACCTCTCCTACCTCACCTGCAAGCCGGACTACGGCAACGACGCCTCCCTCTTCTTCAACGCCGTCACCGGACGGTCGAAGTTGCTGCGCTTCCAGCGTCTGGTCCCCGCCCCCACCGCGATGAAGCCGAAGCTGCTGGACCTCATCGCCAGCGAGGCGGACCGCGCCGGGCTGGGCCTGCCCGCGAAGATCACCGCGAAGGTGAACTCCCTCCAGGACCCCGACATCATCGCCGCGCTCTACAAGGCCTCCCAGGCCGGCGTCGAGGTGAAGCTCAACGTCCGCGGCATCTGCTGCCTGAAGCCGGGCGACCCGAAGCACTCGAAAAACATCGAGGTCATTTCCGTCATCGACCGCTACCTCGAACACGCGCGCCTCTTCCACTTCCACCAGGGCGGCGACTCCCAGGTCTACATCGCCTCCGCGGACTGGATGACCCGCAACCTGGAGAAGCGCGTGGAGCTGATGATCCCCATCGAGGCCGCGCCGCTGAAGCGCCGCCTCATCCGCATCCTGGACGCTTATTTCCAGGACAACGTCCAGGCCTCCCGCATCCTCCCCGACGGCACCTCCCAGCGCCTCGTCCGGGAAAAGGGCAAGAAAGCCTTCCGCGTGCAGGAGTTCTTCTACCAGCAGGCAAGACAGGCCGCCAAAGCCCGCGAGCACGAACGGGCGATGACCTTCGAGCCGCACGTGCCGGTGGAGTGA
- a CDS encoding acetyl-CoA carboxylase carboxyltransferase subunit alpha: MQLLEFEKPAAELERELEKLRAKAASQNIDMSAEISIMEGKLAETRASIYKNLTPWQRVQIARHTNRPFMLDYVALAFTDFYELHGDRHIGDDASMPGGFARIGGQRVVVIGHQKGRDTKENLKRNFGSAHPEGYRKALRLMKMAEKFGLPVVTLIDTPGAFPGIGAEERNIAEAIAYNLREMMLLKVPVIAVVLGEGGSGGALGIGVADRVLMLENAYYSVISPEGCAAILWKHRKHAPEAAEAMKLVAPDLMKLNLIDDVIEEPTGGAHHDHHATADAFKATILRHLEELKKLPVQKLLDQRYEKFRAFGEWQGK; the protein is encoded by the coding sequence ATGCAGCTTCTCGAATTCGAAAAACCCGCCGCCGAGCTTGAACGCGAACTGGAGAAACTGCGCGCAAAAGCCGCGTCGCAGAACATCGACATGTCCGCGGAGATCTCCATCATGGAGGGGAAACTGGCCGAAACCCGCGCTTCGATTTACAAGAACCTCACACCTTGGCAGCGCGTCCAGATCGCCCGTCACACGAACCGCCCGTTCATGCTCGACTACGTCGCACTCGCTTTCACGGACTTCTACGAACTGCATGGTGACCGCCACATCGGCGATGACGCCTCCATGCCCGGTGGCTTCGCCCGCATCGGCGGCCAGCGTGTCGTCGTCATCGGCCACCAGAAAGGCCGCGACACGAAGGAGAACCTCAAGCGCAACTTCGGCAGCGCCCATCCGGAAGGCTACCGCAAGGCGCTCCGCCTGATGAAGATGGCGGAAAAGTTCGGCCTGCCCGTCGTCACCCTCATCGACACCCCCGGCGCGTTCCCCGGCATCGGCGCGGAGGAGCGCAACATTGCCGAAGCCATCGCCTACAACCTGCGTGAGATGATGTTGCTCAAGGTGCCCGTCATCGCCGTCGTCCTCGGTGAGGGAGGCTCCGGCGGTGCGCTCGGCATCGGCGTCGCGGACCGCGTCCTCATGCTGGAGAACGCCTACTACTCCGTCATCAGTCCGGAAGGTTGCGCCGCCATCCTCTGGAAGCACCGCAAGCACGCCCCGGAGGCCGCGGAAGCGATGAAGCTCGTCGCCCCGGACCTGATGAAGCTCAACCTCATCGACGATGTGATCGAGGAGCCGACCGGCGGCGCCCACCACGACCACCACGCCACTGCGGACGCCTTCAAGGCCACCATCCTCCGCCATCTGGAGGAGTTGAAGAAGCTCCCCGTCCAGAAGCTCCTCGACCAGCGCTACGAAAAGTTCCGCGCCTTCGGTGAGTGGCAGGGCAAGTGA
- a CDS encoding LysM peptidoglycan-binding domain-containing protein — protein MRLWFLVKLVALFAVLGVMAFTAMFLYHILVAPMGGVFEKLIPNPAEIVKKEPDTEFAKMLDAAELPDIDPGEKAFQKAHELLALDQYTEAREKLMAIVNVFPTSPSAPIARRIVGDMNMDEVLSTSHREGKTVHVVKRGDSFLGIAGKNKTSLDMIMYLNGMFELGNIQPGDELIVMPLEFRLLIEPQRMAVSIWDGGRFLREYPILRIGSGSPLAGQKTTIESKGAMSGGRRLQPQAKGYRGAAKYIQFTKVPVPLLADDPTTSDDDKEGARGIFLSGPDMEELNLLTRAGNEVEIRNPKR, from the coding sequence ATGAGGCTGTGGTTCCTGGTCAAGTTGGTCGCCCTTTTCGCCGTGCTCGGCGTGATGGCATTCACGGCGATGTTCCTCTACCACATCCTCGTCGCGCCGATGGGCGGCGTGTTCGAGAAGCTGATCCCGAACCCCGCGGAGATCGTCAAAAAGGAGCCGGACACGGAATTCGCCAAAATGCTGGACGCGGCGGAGCTGCCCGACATCGACCCCGGTGAGAAGGCGTTCCAGAAGGCGCACGAACTGCTCGCCCTGGACCAATACACGGAGGCCCGCGAGAAGCTCATGGCCATCGTCAATGTTTTCCCCACCTCCCCGTCCGCCCCCATCGCCCGCCGCATCGTCGGGGACATGAACATGGACGAGGTGCTGTCCACTTCCCACCGGGAGGGGAAGACCGTCCATGTCGTGAAACGCGGGGATTCCTTCCTCGGCATCGCCGGAAAGAACAAGACCTCGCTCGACATGATCATGTATCTCAACGGCATGTTCGAGCTGGGCAACATCCAGCCCGGGGACGAACTCATCGTCATGCCGCTGGAGTTCCGGCTGCTCATCGAGCCGCAGCGGATGGCCGTCTCCATCTGGGACGGCGGCAGGTTCCTCCGGGAGTACCCCATCCTCCGCATCGGTTCGGGCAGCCCGTTGGCGGGCCAGAAGACCACCATCGAGTCGAAAGGGGCCATGTCCGGCGGGCGGCGCCTCCAGCCGCAGGCGAAGGGTTACCGCGGCGCCGCGAAATACATCCAGTTCACCAAGGTGCCGGTCCCCCTGCTGGCGGACGACCCGACTACCAGTGACGACGACAAGGAAGGCGCGCGCGGCATTTTCCTCAGCGGTCCGGACATGGAGGAGCTGAATCTTCTCACCCGGGCCGGAAATGAGGTGGAAATCCGCAACCCGAAACGCTAG